Proteins found in one Polymorphobacter fuscus genomic segment:
- a CDS encoding Leu/Phe/Val dehydrogenase, with amino-acid sequence MIFDAVDFDAHEAVHFATDEATGLTAIIALHSTHLGPAAGGTRWWSYADDAAALTDALRLSRGMSYKNAMAGLPMGGGKGVIIKDAPKTEAMLEAFGDVIESLGGRYVTAEDVGMSDQDMTVIARRTRHVSGLPVAAGAVGGNPGPSTAEGIFVGMRAAVAHKLGRHDFKGVHVAIQGLGSVGGALAEKLAVAGAVLTLADVDAARAAAYAARLGATAVDVTAITRVAADVFSPNALGAVLDAPTIAGLQVAVVAGAANNQLATPNDGAALAARGILYAPDYVINAGGIISVVAEYLGHGDPAEVARAIAAIEGRLADIFVTADRIAMPTDMVADSMARKLIGRG; translated from the coding sequence ATGATTTTCGACGCCGTTGATTTCGACGCCCATGAGGCGGTGCATTTTGCCACGGATGAAGCCACCGGGCTGACAGCGATCATCGCGCTCCATTCGACCCACCTGGGGCCGGCCGCCGGTGGCACGCGCTGGTGGTCCTATGCTGATGACGCGGCGGCGCTGACCGATGCACTGCGGCTGTCGCGCGGGATGAGCTACAAGAATGCCATGGCCGGCCTGCCAATGGGCGGCGGCAAGGGCGTCATCATCAAGGATGCGCCGAAGACCGAGGCGATGCTGGAAGCCTTTGGCGATGTCATCGAATCGCTGGGCGGGCGCTATGTGACGGCCGAGGATGTCGGCATGTCGGATCAGGACATGACCGTGATCGCGCGGCGCACGCGCCATGTGTCGGGGTTGCCGGTCGCGGCCGGCGCGGTGGGCGGCAACCCGGGGCCGTCGACGGCGGAAGGGATCTTCGTCGGCATGCGCGCCGCCGTCGCCCACAAGCTGGGGCGCCATGATTTCAAGGGCGTGCATGTCGCCATCCAGGGGCTTGGCAGCGTCGGCGGCGCGCTGGCGGAAAAGCTGGCGGTGGCCGGTGCCGTGCTGACGCTCGCCGATGTCGATGCGGCGCGGGCTGCGGCCTATGCGGCGCGACTGGGCGCCACCGCGGTCGACGTGACGGCGATCACCCGGGTCGCGGCGGATGTGTTCAGCCCCAATGCGCTGGGGGCGGTGCTCGATGCGCCGACCATCGCCGGATTGCAGGTCGCGGTCGTGGCGGGTGCTGCCAACAACCAGTTGGCGACGCCCAACGACGGCGCGGCGCTGGCGGCCCGCGGCATCCTTTACGCGCCCGACTATGTCATCAACGCCGGCGGGATCATCAGTGTCGTTGCCGAATATCTGGGCCATGGCGACCCGGCCGAAGTGGCGCGGGCGATTGCCGCGATCGAAGGCCGGCTCGCCGATATCTTCGTGACCGCCGACCGGATCGCCATGCCGACCGACATGGTGGCGGATTCGATGGCGCGCAAGTTGATCGGTCGGGGATAG